The Psilocybe cubensis strain MGC-MH-2018 chromosome 7, whole genome shotgun sequence genome has a window encoding:
- a CDS encoding Tyrosine-protein phosphatase yvh1, with protein MLSFPAANWQKALGSTSALGKNLKYGRVASPIIPGRLYLSDLYTATDEEKIRELGITHIITVMEYKPALPDFIEEGKRMHIPIADSSQSDILQYLDATTNFIKRALEENEMNKVLVHCFQGISRSATVVCAYLVATTSMTAESSITHVQSLRGIVSPNDGFRRQLNQYGDQYVKLKAKPKPNQAITEDVLKFGGGIAARIRRLKGIDTAEKSP; from the exons ATGTTGTCATTCCCTGCCGCAAATTGGCAGAAAGCTCTTGGTTCCACCTCCGCCTTGGGGAAGAACTTGAAATACGGACGCGTTGCCAGTCCTATCATACCTGGCCGACTGTATCTCTCGGATCTCTATACGGCAacagatgaagaaaagatcaGAGAGTTGGGTATCACGCATATCATCACGGTCATGGAATACAAACCAGCCCTCCCCGACTTTATCGAGGAGGGGAAACGTATGCACATACCCATTGCAGACAGTTCGCAGTCAGATATCTTACAATATCTTGATGCAACTACAAACTTCATCAAACGGGCTTTGGAGGAAAATGAGATGAATAAAGTCTTG GTGCATTGCTTCCAAGGGATCAGCCGAAGCGCTACAGTAGTCTGCGCATACCTCGTAGCCACGACGAGCATGACTGCAGAATCCTCCATTACCCATGTTCAATCTTTGCGTGGGATTGTATCCCCCAATGATGGGTTTAGACGCCAACTGAATCAATATGGAGATCAATACGTGAAGCTGAAAgccaaaccaaaaccaaatcAAGCCATCACAGAGGATGTGCTCAAATTTGGAGGTGGAATTGCCGCACGGATACGAAGGTTGAAGGGCATTGACACTGCAGAAAAGAGTCCTTGA
- a CDS encoding Endoglucanase-5 has product MLFSSLFILSGLFGVNAAALEERATGGYIQNPSGAASFTHYSGCGSPACGKTGSGFTAAMNQLAFGSAPGSGAGDACGRCFAITGQSDPFSPQFTGPFHTIVVKVTDLCPVQGNQEWCGQTTSNQNNQHGKPFHFDICEDTGGANAFFPSGHGALTGTFTEVSCSQWSGSDGGSQFNGACLSGESAGNWPSVGCGNKGTAPS; this is encoded by the exons ATGTTGTTTTCATCCCTCTTCATTCTCAGTGGACTGTTTGGTGTCAACGCAGCTGCCCTAGAAGAAAGAGCAACTGGTGGTTATATTCAGAACCCCTCTGGCGCAGCCTCCTTCACCCACTACTCTGGATGTGGTAGCCCCG CTTGCGGCAAGACAGGCAGTGGCTTCACAGCTGCAATGAATCAATTGGCTTTTGGATCTGCTCCTGGATCTGGAGCAGGAGATGCTTGCGGACGGTGCTTCGCAATTACAGGACAGTCAGACCCATTCTCTCCTCAATTCACTGGACCATTCCACACCATCGTCGTCAAAGTAACCGATCTTTG TCCAGTTCAAGGAAATCAG GAGTGGTGCGGTCAGACGACATCGAACCAAAATAACCAGCACGGAAAGCCATTCCA CTTCGACATCTGTGAGGATACTGGAGGAGCAAATGCTTTCTTCCCAAGCGGGCACGGTGCTCTAACTGGGACTTTCACTGAGGTGTCGTGTAGCCAGTGGTCTGGTTCTGACGGCGGGTCCCAGTTCAACGGAGCATGCCTCTCTGGAGAGTCAGCAGGAAACTGGCCATCTGTAGGTTGCGGAAATAAAG GTACTGCCCCCTCCTAA
- a CDS encoding NADH-ubiquinone oxidoreductase 20.9 kDa subunit encodes MLNKVVKTEYPLIDSDPHASRVVRYMRPSDYALWAGSTAAFPAALVAWEMADPSKIRLKTSLKLGGFLGFTAGFLLAYQRSTYRFWGWSENKREEELDLAELRERAQDGKSLYGNSPQPAWVQQAAASNSTWSQLNFGVLPMFNFVNHTHHGSDPAKYGVKKEEESS; translated from the exons ATGTTAAACAAGGTCGTCAAGACAGAATACCCTCTTATCGATTCAGATCCCCATGCCTCTCGTGTTGTCAGGTACATGAGACCCTCGGACTATGCTCTGTGGGCCGGTTCTACAGCTGCATTCCCAGCCGCTCTCGTAGCTTGGG AAATGGCGGACCCCAGCAAAATTAGATTGAAAACCTCCCTGAAACTTGGTGGATTCCTGGGCTTTACTGCCGGTTTCTTACTTGCATACCAGAGATCAACTT ATCGCTTCTGGGGCTGGTCGGAAAAtaaaagagaggaagagttGGATTTGGCTGAGCTTAGGGAGCGTGCCCAAGATGGGAAATCACTATACGGCAACTCCCCTCAACCAGCTTGGGTGCAACAAGCTGCGGCCTCGAATTCTACGTGGTCGCAACTCAACTTCG GTGTTTTGCCAAT GTTCAACTTTGTAAATCACACCCACCATGGTTCCGACCCTGCAAAGTATGGTgtcaaaaaggaagaagagagtTCATAG
- a CDS encoding Mediator of RNA polymerase II transcription subunit 4, translating to MAQPKPSLPTSPQIDTNSMTGTLLRPLNELQTLANTLFQSLSPPQSKPPPPPPLKAFLECDKAMAAAINLAYVHQIKQRRIDMLEAEILDLESQWRDICAELASGKADLEELIEEGDERIKAIDEAKKASIPYPELLAYAQSLSAFTSAPPNMPDLSLPGQPPPPLFFPPFPNEEKMRRGRLNAEAPLGLLGETHSVGRPPTVSPPKAEGTHNIAGANPYRHELRAPQPQFFDLDLDLNPDL from the exons ATGGCTCAGCCGAAACCTTCACTACCAACGTCTCCTCAAATTGACACTAATTCTATGACTGGAACTTTACTCAGACCTCTAAACGAATTGCAGACATTAGCGAACACCTTATTCCAATCTTTGTCTCCACCCCAATCTAAACCCCCGCCTCCGCCGCCCTTGAAGGCTTTCTTGGAATGCGACAAAGCGATGGCTGCTGCAATCAATCTCGCCTATGTCCATCAAATCAAGCAACGAAGGATCGACATGTTGGAGGCTGAGATATTGGACTTAGAGAGCCAGTGGCGCGATATATGCGCAGAACTTGCTTCTGGAAAGGCGGATCTTGAGGAATTGATAGAGGAAGGCGATGAGCGCATCAAAGCTATAGACGAAGCTAAGAAAG CGTCGATTCCATATCCTGAGTTGCTCGCATATGCTCAAAGTCTTAGCGCTTTTACATCCGCCCCTCCCAATATGCCTGACCTTTCACTGCCTGGCCAACCCCCACCACCTCTGTTCTTCCCTCCATTCCCAAATGAAGAGAAAATGCGTCGGGGTCGCTTAAATGCAGAGGCACCGCTTGGCCTGCTAGGAGAAACCCATTCTGTGGGACGAC CTCCAACCGTCTCCCCACCTAAGGCAGAAGGAACGCACAATATTGCTGGGGCTAATCCTTATCGTCACGAACTTCGCGCACCTCAACCACAATTCTTCGACCTCGACCTTGATCTAAACCCAGACCTTTAA
- a CDS encoding putative allantoinase 1, whose translation MSALPAIEDIQTEPSGPSSPLAVALEVLFERSPILINVLEPQLSAVLKSKSSVISYTDLINDALEEIEKWDVTAQSEFISGHPRIGESKNLSTLSASEQGAQGLKPTPPEVLARLQHLNACYERKYPGLRYITFVNGRNRAAIAEEMESMLGISHSLSDVDPEVESISPIDVEGDEWRKELSRAVYDVGQIAKSRLGALGVH comes from the coding sequence ATGAGCGCGTTACCAGCAATAGAAGATATCCAAACCGAGCCGTCAGGACCGTCTTCGCCTCTCGCCGTCGCCTTAGAGGTCCTCTTCGAACGCTCTCCTATCTTGATCAATGTCCTTGAGCCGCAACTTTCCGCCGTTCTCAAGTCCAAGTCTTCAGTCATATCATATACGGACCTAATCAATGATGCTTTGGAAGAAATCGAAAAGTGGGACGTTACAGCGCAGTCGGAGTTTATATCTGGGCACCCCCGCATCGGAGAGAGCAAGAACCTCTCGACACTTAGTGCAAGCGAGCAAGGTGCTCAAGGATTGAAGCCGACACCGCCAGAGGTCTTGGCTCGTTTGCAGCACCTGAATGCATGCTACGAACGTAAATACCCCGGCCTGCGGTATATTACCTTTGTCAACGGACGAAACCGTGCTGCCATTGCCGAAGAGATGGAGAGCATGCTTGGAATTTCTCATTCATTATCAGATGTGGACCCAGAGGTGGAAAGCATATCACCAATTGATGTCGAAGGCGATGAGTGGAGAAAGGAACTAAGCCGCGCAGTCTACGACGTTGGACAAATTGCAAAGAGTAGGCTCGGGGCATTGGGTGTTCATTGA
- a CDS encoding cyclin-dependent serine/threonine protein kinase, with amino-acid sequence MDAVEKANTERQKRWVKDRKVGEGTYAVVYQGREASTGRKVAIKKIKVGQFKDGLDMSAIREVKYLRELKHQNVIELLDVFSSKTNLNLVLEFLDSDLEMIIRDKTLVFLPADIKSWMAMTFRGLEFCHRNFVLHRDLKPNNLLISSDGELKIADFGLARDFADPGYKMTCQVITRWYRPPELLFGSRYYSSAVDIWSVGCIFAELMLRIPYLPGESDMDQLKTIFRALGTPTEEEWPGHTKLPDYVPVGQFPKTPLRDLFTAASADTLNLLSKCLIYEPRKRITAREALNHPYFFALPYPTFPSKLPKCSTHFNSSRPLEEVDGNVEMNSTGPGVKARNGALKRKLTSPADGEGKGRSIARRLDFSRHTPGS; translated from the exons ATGGACGCTGTCGAAAAGGCCAACACTGAAAGGCAGAAGCGATG GGTGAAAGATAGGAAAGTTGGAGAAGGAACATACGCAGTTGTATATCAGG GAAGGGAGGCGTCTACTGGACGCAAAGTGGCTATTAAAAAGATCAAAGTCGGCCAGTTCAAAGATGGCTTGGATATGTCAGCCATTCGCGAGGTCAAATACCTGAGGGAATTGAAGCATCAGAACGTCATCGAG TTACTTGATGTTTTCTCGTCAAAAACCAATCTAAATCTGGTCCTTGAATTTCTGGATTCAGATCTCGAAATGATTATAAGAGATAAAACTTTAGTCTTCCTCCCAGCAGACATCAAAAGCTGGATGGCAATGACTTTCCGGGGTCTAGAATTTTGCCATAGAAATTTCGTGCTGCATCGA GATCTCAAACCGAACAATTTATTGATCTCTTCTGACGGAGAGCTCAAAATCGCAGATTTCGGTCTAGCACGAGACTTTGCTGACCCAGGGTACAAAATGACTTGCCAGGTCATCACCAG GTGGTATCGTCCGCCAGAGCTCTTGTTTGGAAGTCGTTATTATAGCTCGGCTGTTGACATTTGGTCTGTTGGATGCATATTCGCGGAACTTATGTTGCGAATACCTTATTTACCTGGCGAGAGTGACATGGACCAACTCAAAACGATATTTAGAGCTCTAGGAACACCTACCGAGGAAGAATGGCCA GGTCATACGAAGTTACCAGACTACGTACCAGTAGGACAATTCCCCAAGACACCTCTGCGGGATTTATTTACAGCAGCAAGTGCTGATACATTGAACTTGCTGAGCAAGTGCCTCATCTACGAACCTCGGAAACGCATCACAGCCCGAGAA GCACTCAACCACCCTTATTTCTTTGCGCTCCCTTATCCCACATTCCCTTCGAAGCTTCCAAAATGTTCCACGCACTTCAACTCTTCCCGACCGCTGGAGGAAGTTGATGGAAATGTGGAAATGAATAGCACAGGACCTGGCGTAAAAGCACGCAATGGTGCCCTAAAGCGGAAATTGACATCTCCGGCCGATGGGGAAGGCAAAGGTCGTTCTATTGCGCGCCGACTAGATTTTTCCAGACATACACCTGGGTCTTGA
- a CDS encoding H(+)/Cl(-) exchange transporter 5: protein MPSGYRHTREDVVYEEDQYELTEDGRIPIPYRKTAKYQDGNTIDWLHEEGLERERNHALQSQAGVRGILLPALDSARMWFIVVVTGIGIGIAGAWLDVLVKWLSDLREGHSGELCKAWKTWGDYLGIDSILGRSLIQAFIYVVLAITFAGGAALLVVNYAPHAFHTGIPEIKAILGGYVFDAFLSPWTLFIKALGLALSVASGLSLGKEGPLVHVACCMAYVLIKLFKEFRHNEAQKRRVLAAAAAAGVSVAFGSPLGGVLFGLEELDTFANESDVMWRGFVASAIAAVSLQWVNPFGTSKLVLFQVTFVSDSWRAFELIPWVTLGGILGTLLIRLNVEIALYRRNSVLNDWPVLEVVCATSVTAAVSYLIVFARVQTSELVANLFQECDASKDYHGLCNPTATVENIFLLCLTAILKVVLTAWTFGMMIPAGIFLPTIGIGACLGRAMGLIMQSLYRAYPTAWIFLSCPPDPSVGCISPGFYAVIGASAMLGGVTRMTISLVVILFELTGALSHVLPIMICVMTSKWVGDALGKDGIYSAWIAMRRYPWLPPVDYRDKGETGASLMKPLEEIIVIEDAVTTVGELKEILARYHYHGFPIADSHGGFVGYATRQELIGALDRLQLDETEAERQKKCTFSKNRLRVPAEERADLSEALEDSVIQLRKEVPQELVVNMFQKLNLRQILFTHAGKLTGLVTKRDVVNLLTSHFPHAAALAQQPPTKSQHSYS from the exons ATGCCATCTGGATATCGACACACACGAGAGGATGTTGTTTATGAAGAAGATCAATATGAACTGACTGAGGATGGTCGAATACCTATACCCTACCGCAAAACAGCCAAATATCAGGATGGCAATACTATTGACTGGCTTCATGAAGAAGGCTTGGAACGAGAACGCAATCATGCTCTACAGTCTCAGGCTGGTGTCCGTGGCATCCTTCTACCAGCTCTAGACTCTGCACGAATGTGGTTTATTGTTGTCGTGACTGGAATAGGGATCGGTATTGCAGGAGCTTGGCTTGATGTCCTTGTTAAATG GCTGAGCGATCTGCGTGAAGGACATT CCGGGGAGCTATGCAAAGCTTGGAAGACATGGGGGGATTATCTTGGAATAGATTCAATCCTTGGACGTTCTCTAATACAGGCGTTTATATACGTCGTTTTAGCA ATTACATTCGCAGGCGGTGCAGCTTTACTTGTAGTCAATTATGCGCCTCA CGCTTTTCATACCGGAA TTCCAGAAATTAAAGCT ATTTTGGGCGGATACGTATTCGATGCTTTTCTGAGTCCTTGGACACTCTTCATCAAGGCACTTGGGCTTGCCCTTTCTGTCGCGTCTGGTCTTTCTCTAGGAAAAGAG GGACCGTTGGTGCACGTTGCTTGTTGCATGGCATACGTCTTGATTAAATTGTTCAAGGAATTTCGCCACAACGAAG CCCAAAAACGCCGCGTactagcagcagcagcagcagccggtGTATCCGTTGCTTTTGGTAGCCCTCTGGGTGGTGTGCTATTTGGTTTAGAAG AACTCGACACATTCGCAAACGAGTCAGATGTCATGTGGAGAGGATTTGTTGCGTCAGCCATCGCCGCCGTTTCTTTACAATGGGTAAACCCCTTTGGTACATCAAAGCTTGTCCTTTTTCAG GTCACATTTGTGTCTGACAGCTGGAGGGCTTTTGAATTG ATTCCTTGGGTCACTCTTGGT GGTATTCTAGGCACTCTTCTTATACGTCTCAATGTTGAAATTGCATTGTATCGACGGAATAGTGTCCTGAACGACTGGCCTGTATTAGAAGTTGTGTGTGCTACGTCTGTAACTGCTGCTGTCAGCTACCTG ATTGTTTTTGCCAG GGTTCAAACATCCGAGTTAGTTGCAAATCTTTTCCAAGAGTGCGATGCTAGTAAAGACTATCATGGACTATGCAA TCCTACTGCCACCGTCGAGAACATATTTCTGTTGTGCTTAACCGCCATTCTCAAAGTTGTTCTGACCGCTTGGACTTTTGGCATGATG ATACCAGCTGGAATCTTTTTACCTACCATCGGAATAGGTGCATGTTTAGGTCGTGCAATGGGACTGATTAT GCAAAGTCTGTATCGGGCATACCCAACAGCTTGGATTTTTTTGTCCTGTCCTCCGGACCCTTCAGTGGGATGTATCTCTCCTGGATTCTATGCCGTCATTGGTGCCTCAGCAATGCTTGGTGGGGTGACTAGAATGACAA TATCTCTGGTAGTCATCTTGTTTGAG TTGACAGGCGCATTATCTCACGTCCTTCCTATAATGATCTGCGTCATGACATCCAAATGGGTGGGGGATGCTTTAGGCAAGGACGGCATATATTCCGCATGGATTGCAATGCGTCGTTACCCATGGCTACCTCCAGTTGATTATCGCGATAAAGGAGAAACAGGCGCCAGCCTCATGAAACCACTAGAAGAAATTATCGTCATTGAGGATGCCGTCACGACTGTTGGCGAGTTGAAAGAAATTCTAGCCCGATATCATTATCACGGATTCCCTATCGCAGATAGTCATGGAGGATTTGTGGGTTACGCCACAAGGCAGGAGTTGATTGGTGCTCTCG ATCGCCTTCAGCTTGACGAAACAGAAGCTGAAAGGCAGAAGAAGTGCACGTTTTCAAAAAATCGTCTGCGCGTTCCCGCCGAAGAAAGAGCAGATTTATCAGAAGCGCTTGAAGATTCTGTTATACAGCTTCGAAAAGAGGTTCCCCAGGAGCTGGTGGTGAATATGTTCCAGAAGCTT AACCTTCGCCAAATCCTATTTACGCATGCGGGAAAACTAACAGGACTGGTAACTAAACGAGACGTTGTCAATTTGTTAACAAGTCATTTCCCTCATGCCGCTGCCCTAGCCCAGCAACCGCCTACAAAGTCACAGCATTCATATTCCTAA
- a CDS encoding Chaperone protein DnaJ: MPFFKDHYEVLGIESDASNDEIRKAYHKRALQTHPDKLDPNASESDKQHAEEEFRKVYEAFEVLGDAIKRKAYDIRMKARANPTRISEEAARRVKERKEWALRQHQEKLNRAAQLEREKREKQEALVNMKMKKEAAMVSELLKAMYQSNPEFAKRREAALQRKAERERAEMFKHSQHSIHS; encoded by the exons ATGCCATTCTTCAAGGATCATTACGAGGTGCTCGGAATCGAGTCTGATGCTTCTAATGACGAAA TTAGGAAAGCCTACCACAAGAGGGCTCTTCAGACACATCCGGACAAGCTCGACCCCAATGCATCTGAGTCTGATAAACAGCATGCCGAGGAAGAGTTTCGCAAG GTGTATGAAGCTTTCGAAGTTCTTGGTGATGCAATCAAGCGGAAG GCTTACGACATTCGCATGAAGGCTAGAGCTAATCCTACGCGTATATCTGAAGAGGCCGCGCGCAGGGTGAAAGAACGGAAGGAATGGGCTCTTCGTCAACATCAGGAGAAGCTAAACCGTGCTGCTCAGCTGGAACGCGAGAAACGTGAAAAACAGGAAGCACTGGTAAatatgaaaatgaaaaaggaAGCCGCCATGGTGTCAGAGCTGCTTAAAGCGATGTATCAGTCAAACCCAGAGTTTGCTAAAAGGAGAGAAGCCGCCCTCCAG CGCAAGGCAGAGCGTGAACGGGCTGAAATGTTTAAGCATTCTCAACACTCAATTCACTCTTAG